The window ATTCTTCATCTGCGTGGCGCTGTTCTTTCTTTCTAGCATTTCCACTTCCGGTCTCCATCCCTGTGCTGGGACACCCCACCTTTTCCTTCACGTTGCTGACCTTTCCCACCAGAGCTGAACACAAATCCTGCCAGACAATCCTAGCTTCTAAGTCCTCTCTGAGTCTGGTTCTGTTGATTTTCCTGTCTGGATTGTGGGTCTCTTCCTTCGTGTGTGTGTCTTGTAATCATTGACCGAAAGACAGAGATTGTCCGTAGGACCGCAGAGACTGAGGTTACTGGTTATTGCTATCTCAAAACGGCGCTCCTCCCCAGTGTGGCTGCCTGCGTTgagtctggaggctgggaggcgaCTGGGTCTGGGTTTTGTGGTTGTGGTTTCTTCACTGTGTCCACTGACACAAATCCCTCTGGCATCACCTTGTGCTGAGGGTCGAGGCTGGTTTGCTGGAAGCAGTTTCTCAATGTTCCTGCTCCACCTTCGGCTCCAGGCCTCCCTGGTGCacccccacctcgggctccctgagATGCAGCACGGAGCACCCAGCTTATTCCTTGGTCTGGCTGTCCCGgcatggggggtgggtggggtgggggtggtgtgtgtgtgtgtgtgtgtgtgtgtgtgtgtgtgtgtggtggggggggcaggttGCCCTCGTCCAGCCCCACCTCTAGGCAGGCCTCGTGTCCTTGGATCTGGGTGGACTTTTACAGGGACCCCGTTTCCTCTCCAGGGACAGACCTCCAGAGGGCTAGGCCCAGGATGTATTCTGAGTGAAGACAATGAAGGGACACCTTCAAAGACTTCAAGCTCAGATTCTTAGACCCAGAAAAATATCTTCCCAAACTGATTAGAGGGGCTGGAACTTAAGGATGGCAAAGCTGCAATCCCAGCTCTCTGACAGTTTAAGAAAAGCTATGGTTTTATAGGTTTCCCagcttctcttgttttcttgggATAATTATtgttccagctttcttttttttttttttaagatttttatttatttgagagagagaatgagagagagcatgagaggggggagggtcagagggagaagcagactccccgctgagcagggagcctgatgcgggactcgatcccgggactccaggatcatgatctgaggctaaggcagacgcttaaccgactgagccacccaggagccccttgttCCAGCTTTCTGCATCCCAGGCAGAACCCTCCCCTGTATGATTTCTTACAACTTAATGACGTTCTCTGAGAGACCTAATATGTAATTAATAGTGTTATTCAGATTCTCTAGGTGCTTGGTTTCTATTGTGTAGTGCGTGTTCCAGAAACTTCAGGAAGGCAGTCACAACACAGCCTCCTgcacccatccccccagccccctggcaggTGCTTGGCTTCCACTCATCAGGCTCAGGCGGCCTTGATCGGGACTGGcaaaggggcaggggaggcagctgAGACAGAAGCCTGGCTCCAGCCAGGGACAAGTGGCCAGGCGGAGAAGGCCTTCCACAGGGCTCTGTCCGCCTGGCGCTCTGGTGAAGGGCCCAGGCTTTGGAGATCCCGCGGGCGTGCTAAAGGAACACGTGCGAGCTGTCCCTAGCGGACGGAGCTGACAGGCGGGGCAGCCCCGACCACCTTCCTTCACCTGCAGTTCCTCCTGACTGGGCAGGAGGCTCCTCCTGAGGGCCAATGCAGCCTTTTCCAGGAGTGGGGTTGCCTTCTGAGGCAGCACTCACTCACCGGGTCCCCTGTGACCGCCAGAGATGGTTCACCACACTGGCCTTcggttttcttttcctctgaaaatcGCACTCCACCCGAGAGACGAGTGGGCGTGCCTGGGCTTGGCTGGCTGAGCAGAAGCAGGTGAGGGACCAGGTCGATGGGCTAGGGCAGCGAGAAGGTGGACAGGCCCTGCTTCGGCCCAAAGATAACCTGCCCATCCTTGTCCCTGACGCCCACCTAGGAGCGACCCCCTGGGCCCCTGGATGTCCTGAGCACCGCCTCTTCCCTGTGTGCCCCTGGGCCCCTCAGTGTCCTGAATGGCCCCTGCTGTCCCCACTTCCCCTTCCCTGTGTGCCTCTGGGTCCCTGAGCGGCCCCTGGTCCTACTTGCACCCCCAGGCCCCTTGGTGCCCTGAGGGCCTCTGAAGCtgtattccccccacccccaccccttcgcTGTCCCGAGCGCCCCCGGGGTCCCTTGGGGCCCTGAGCGCACGCCCCTCCCGTGCGCACCTCCGGGCCTCTCGTGCCCTGAGCGCCCCCGCTGTCGGGCCCGCCGCAAGTCGCGGGCCCGCCCCGTGACGCATTTCCAACCACCAGGAACCTCGGGCCCGGTCGAGCGCGCACCCGCCACCTAGGGCGCGCGCCTCGTGCACGCGCGCCCGCCACGTGACCTCACGGCAGCCAACCGGCGCGCAGGGATTTGGGGGGCAAAGCGCGGCCCCGCGAGCAGTTGCGGCGGGAGAGCGGCGGGCCGAGAGCGTGACTCGCCCGCTCCGGCGCTGCCTGCttccccgccgccgcctcccgccgCCGCGCGCAACCATGTCCGAGGAGAAGCCCAAGGTAAGGGCCGGAGGGCGCGGGCCGGGGCCCCTAGGTCGGCCCCGCGCCCGCGCCGTCTCCGCCGtccccccccccggcccggcccagcccGGCCCGCGCCCGGAGCCCTCCGCGACCTCGGGATTCGAGGGGATAGGCGGTGTCTGCGGGGCTGCCCCGCGCCCTGggcctcccgcccctccccccgcacgccgctcccctccccctcctgcccggCTCCGCCCCGCGGCGCGCCCCGCCCCGGCTCCGCCCCGCCTctggccccgccccggccccgcccgcccccccggCTCCGCCCCCCGCGGCGCGCCTCGCCCCACCCAGGCTCCGCCCTGACGGCCCGGGTCCCGCCCCTCGGCTAAGCCCCGCCCTGTCCCTCCGCGGAGTCCCGCTGGGGCGGACCCAGGACGCAGCGGTGGGGGGCGCGCGGGTGTCTGGGGGACGCGGCACTTGGAGGGCGCGGGCAGGGCAGCCCCTGGCCGGACCCTCCCCGCCGGGGCTCTTCCTGACGGGACCCGCTATCTCCGGGACCCCTGGCCACCTCCAGAGTCACCCGCCTCCTACCCCCACCGCGACCCTGTTCTGGGACCTTTCCCTAGCCTTGCCCTTGACCTCACCACCCCTTTCTTTCCCTGGCCACGCCTCTCCCAGATCTTTCTCGCCGATATCTTACCCCACTGCTGCCCCTCCCGCCACCCGCGGTCCGCGCATCCGCCCGGCGGCGTCCTCAGAGCCCCACTCTGTCCTCGCAGGGCGCTGAGAGGGGCACGCTGGGGACCCGCAGGCGCGCGCCGCAACCCTGGTCCTGCTGCGCCCTCGCCCGCGGGATGTCTGCGCAGCCCTCCACCGGGTCCTCCAGTGTGCGCACCCCCCCATTCATTGCGTCCGCATTTCTGTCCTCCAGTGTGCGCCCCCTCTTACCCAtggcctccccatctctgtcctccATTGCGCCCCCCCTTACCCAtcgcctccccatctctgtcctccGGTGCGCTCGCCTTTACCTATCGCCTCCCCATCGCTGTCCTCGGTGTGCGCCCCCCCCTTACCCATGGCCTTCCCATCTCTTCTCCAGTGCGCGCCCCCCTTACCCATCTCTGTCCTCTCGTGTGCGGCCCCCCTTATCCATCGCCTCCCCATCTCTGTACTCCGTTGTGCGCCCCCCTTATCCAtcgcctccccatctctgtcctccGGTGTGCGCCCCCCCCCCTTATCCAtcgcctccccatctctgtcctctgGTGTGTGCCCCCCTTACCCAtcgcctccccatctctgtcctctgGTGTGCGCCCCCCCTTACCCAtcgcctccccatctctgtcctctgGTGTGCGCCCCCCTTACCCATCGCCTCCCCATCTCTGTACTCCGGTGTGCGCCCCCCCTTACCCAtcgcctccccatctctgtcatCTGGTGTGCGCCCCCCCTTACCCAtcgcctccccatctctgtcctctgGTGTGCGCCCCCCCTTACCCAtcgcctccccatctctgtcctctgGTGTGCGCCCCCCCTTACCCATcacctccccatctctgtcctctgGTGTGCGCCCCCCATTACCCATcacctccccatctctgtcctctgGTGTGCGCCTCCCCTTACCCAtcgcctccccatctctgtcctctgGTGTGCGCCCCCCCTTACCCATCGCCTCCCCATCACTGTCCTCTGGTGTGCGCCTCCCCTTACCCATTGCCTCCCCATCTTTGTCCTCTGGTGTGCGCCCCCCCCTTACCCATCGCCTTCCCATCTCTGTCCTCTGGTGTGCGCCCCCCCTTACCAtggcctccccatctctgtcctctgGTGTGCGCCCCCCCCTTACCCAtcgcctccccatctctgtcctctgGTGTGCGCTCCCCCTTACCCAtcgcctccccatctctgtcctctgGTGTGCGCCCCCCCCTTACCCAtcgcctccccatctctgtcctctgGTGTGCGCTCCCCCTTACCCAtcgcctccccatctctgtcctctgGTGTGCGCCCCCCCTTACCAtggcctccccatctctgtcctctgGTGTGCGCCCCCCCTTACCCATGGCCTCCCCATCTCTGTACTCCGGTGTGCGTCCCCCTTACCCATCGCCTCCCCATCTCTGTACTCTGGTGTGCGCCCTCCTTACCCAtcgcctccccatctctgtcctctgGTGTGCGCCCCCCCTTACCCAttgcctccccatctctgtcctccGGTGTGCACCCCCCTTACCCAtcgcctccccatctctgtcctccGATGTGCGCCCCCCTTACCCATGGCTTCCCCATCGCTGTCCTCCATTGCGCCCCCCTTACCCAtcgcctccccatctctgtcctccGGTGTGCACCCCCCTTACCCAtcgcctccccatctctgtcctccGATGTGCGCCCCCCTTACCCATGGCTTCCCCATCGCTGTCCTCCATTGCGCCCCCCTTACCCAtcgcctccccatctctgtcctccGGTGTGCACCCCCCTTACCCAtcgcctccccatctctgtcctctgGTGTGCGCCCCCCTTACCCAtcgcctccccatctctgtcctctgGTGTGCACCCCCCCCTTACCCAGcgcctccccatctctgtcctctgGTGTGCGCCCCCCTTACCCAtcgcctccccatctctgtcctccGGTGTGCACCCCCCTTACCCAtcgcctccccatctctgtcctctgGTGTGCACCCCCCTTACCCAtcgcctccccatctctgtcctccGGTGTGCACCCCCCTTACCCAtcgcctccccatctctgtcctctgGTGTGCGCCCCCCTTACCCATGGCTTCCCCATCGCTGTCCTCCATTGCGCCCCCCTTACCCATGGCCTCCCCATTGCCCTCCACACTGAGGCTGGAGCCCGGTGCGCCCTCAGCAAGCacaggaggcagagctggggctggctGGACCCTCATGGAGCCCAGGGCACGGAGGCCCCAGTCAGGCCCTGTGGAAGCTTGCACTCTGCTTGCTGTGGTTTCAGGACAGGCCGCGCGCCAGCGCAGCCTCCTCATGGTAGACGTAGTTGGAGCTCTCTGCTTTTACCGGGCCGGCCTTAGGCCACGTCCCCAGCTCAGGTGGATGGCTCATCCTGGCTAAGTATACTTGCCTTTGGGCTTTTCTCCGTGGCTTCCTTTCAGTGAAGTTTCAGTACAGTGAGATGGGAGCAGCACTCCTGAGCTCAGGGTCCCCCAGCTGAACGGGTATGCGGTCAACCTCCGTGTGCTTCCAGGTTCAGTTGAGTAAACCTGTTTGCACTACTTCTGAACTGAGGAGAGCCTGGGCCTCCCGAGCCTGGAGGGAGGGTAGGGGCGCACTGCAGGCCTCATGGTGATGGGAAGAAAACCTTGGGCATCAGTTGGGAAAGCAGTGTCCCTCCATTGCATAGCTGACGCAGGGGGTGACCTTAGGGGTTTGtggtctttgtttccttgtttactAGGAACTCACCAGGTGTCTGGGACAGGCCATTTGTTCTTGCCCTCCTTCCGTTAGGGAGAGGGTCTTCTGAGTTCCCTGCCAGcgccagcccccgccccccgcgtcCTCCTGACTTCTCCTGCCACCTTCCCGCCCTGGTCTCCAGCCACTGCCCTGGGTATCTATTTGCTCTGCCTTCTAGTCCCCGTATCTGTCTGTCTTGACACATTCATACCTTTTTGTTAAAAAAGCAAATGCATTCTCTatccacatgcacaagaatggagttggacccttacctcacaccacatacaaaaagcTGGATCAGGGACCGAAATGTAAGACCTAAGACAATGAAACTCTTAGGGGAGAATGGAGGACACGACTTGGCGGTGATTTCTTGGATGGGACACCAGAAACCATCAACTGGACTACTTGAGAATGTAACGTTTTGTGCATCGAGAGACGCTGTCCACACAGTCAGAGGCcacccacagagtgggagaaaatctttgcaaatcaCGGGTCTGATCatggattaatatccagaatacataggGTGCTCCTCAAACTCAAGAACAAAAAAACTTTATTCAGAAATGGATGAAGctcttgaacagacatttctccagggAAGGTGCACCAATGGCCACCAAGCCCGTGGGATATGCTCAGTGTCACGAATAGAGAAGTACAAACCAGAACTACAGCGATGGGGATGGGTGCTCTCCAAAACCAGAAACAGACACACCAGTGAGCCTGCACATTGTTGgcgggaatgtaaactggtgcagtcactggaGAATGAGTATGGGTGTtcctacaaaaattaaaaatagaattaccatatggagctgcaatcctacttctgggtatttgccccaaagaactgaaagcagggtctccaAGAGATACTTGTTCACCCACactcactgcagcattactcataacAGCTACAATATGGAAATAACGCAGGTGTCCACGGACAGATGAAGACAGGGGAACGGACATACGAAACGTGGCCCACCCGTACAGCGGAAGGACGTTAACACTGACACCGGTATACCGTGTTTGGGCCTTGAGGAcgtcatgctgagtgaaataagccagccccaaaaggacaaacactgtgTGATCCATTTTTATGAGATGCCTAGAGGAGTCAAAATCATACAGACAGAGAATTGGGGGGGGGTGGACAGAAGGGAGTCAGGGTTCagtgggcacagagtttcagttctgcagCACGAATAGGGTTCTAGAGATGGACGTGGGGAAGGTTGTAGGACATTACGTCTGTATGTAGTACCAGCCAAAAGTGGTTAGAGAGTAgattttatgttgtgtatttttttaaaaagattttatttatttatttatttgacagagagagacacagcgagagagggaacacaagcagggggagagggagagggagaagcaggcttcccgctgagcagggagcccgatgcgggactcgatcccaggaccctgggaccatgacctgagccgaaggcagacgcttaacgactgagccacccaggcgcccctgttatgtgtattttaacacaaattgaaaaaaaaaaaaaatcctatctctAAATGGATATAAGTGTGGTagcctggattggatcctggggGAGAAAAAGGCTGTTAGCGGAAACACCGGTGAAATGTCGGGTTGGCAGGGCGGCAGCGTGCAGGCCTCGCAGGTGCACGGACAGAGTGTGGCGCGTGGGCCGCTAACGTCAGGGAAGCCCCAGCTCTGGTTTGCCTGCTCCTCTTCTGGAAATGTAcagttattccaaaataaaacctttatttgaaaaaaaaaaaaaagcccaacaaaTGCATCCTTCGTCTCTGGGGAATGAGCGCCCCAGCCCCACGCTGGCCTCGGGTCACGGAGCACCCCGCGTGCAAGGCCCTGTTGCCCACAGCGGAGTCCATGTCCCGGAGACGGAGGGCGCCAGCTGGTGTCTGCGCGCCTGCCACAGCCCCGGCCGCAGCGTGCCCCAGCTGGTCCCCTTTCTGCCGTGCTGCTGGAGTCCTGCCTCCGGGGCCGCTTCTCGCCCAGCTCTCCGTGTCCCCAGGAGCCCAGGTGCACGGGCAGTGCCGGGGGGGAGGGAAGCAGCTGTGGGGCGCTACAGATGGGCTGAGCGCGGAGGTCAGCCCCACGGGTCCCCACCCTGCAGGGCCCGCAGGAGGATGTGCAAACACAGTTTACGTCagactttattttcaaaaggaCTCGGGCCagctttctcattttgttcaaaataaaggATTCCTGTCTTCCCAGACAGTGCTGGATAAATGAGACGGCCCTGTGCCCACAGGACCCGCCGTGGGCGTGCCTCCTGGAAACCAGCTCGGGCAGAGGAGCCCCAGGTGGCCCGCTGCTCCCGGACATCAGCGTCTTGCTTCGATTCCAGATGTGCTTCCAGGTGCTGAGAAACCCCAATTCTGATTGCTCAGGAGCTCTGAGAGCGTCACGTAGTGTGCAAAAAATGCTACTTGGGTGGGACCGCCTGAGAGGAGCGCGGCCACGGCCCTCGTGTTCATAGTTGTCAACGACACTTGTCTCGTTTTCTCTTCGCGGTCCGTGTCAGTGTGTGCACCCTGGGAGGGTGTGTTTGAAGAGTCATCTTAAAGCAAAGAtagattttggttattttctAGAGTCATTAAGcatatttattcctttgaatTCATAATCCAAAAACCGTAGATTTGTGTTGTGTGCCGAACGGGTAGAAGTTGGAAGTGCATTCTGTGTAAAGACGAAGCAGTTGTGTCAGGGACTCTGGGCCACTGGAGAATTGTAGGAATTGGTTGGTTTTAAATTCTGACACCCCAGCAGGTACCCACAGACGGGCCTGTGAGAACGGTGGCCGTGGGGGACGGGTGCTGAGACCCAGTCTTGTGTGTGCTTGCAGGAGGGCGTGAAGACAGAGAACGACCACATCAACCTGAAGGTGGCTGGGCAGGACGGCTCCGTGGTCCAGTTCAAAATCAAGAGACACACCCCTCTGAGCAAGCTGATGAAGGCATACTGCGAGAGGCAGGTGCGTCCCCCCCGCGCCCTGGCCCCCGTGCCTCTGACGATGAGCCGTGGCTCTGCGACAGCAGCCGGTGCCCAGCTGCTCCAGGCTCTGCTGTCCTggaagtgtgtgcgtgtgcatgagtgtgcgCATGAGTGCACATGGGCCTGAGTGCATGCGCGTGCATGAGTGCTTGTGCAcgactgtgtgtgcgtgtgcatgaaTGCACGTGCACGAgtgcgtgtgtgcatgagcgTGTGCATGCGCATGAGTTCACGTGCACGAATGCGTGTGCATGAGTGTACATGCGAGTGTGTGGGCATGAACATGTGCacgagtgtgtgcgtgtgcacgagTGCGTGTGCATGAGTGTTTGTGCACATGAGTGTACGTGCACGTGCACAAGTGCATGTGCATGAATACGTGCGGGAgtgcgtgtgtgcatgagcatgtgCGTGCGCATGAGTGTACgtgcacaagtgtgtgtgtatgagtgcgtgcgtgtgcacgAGTGCGTGCACATGAGTGTGTGCGCATGAGTGTACGTGCACGTGCACGAgtgcgtgtgtgcatgagcgtgtgcgtgtgcatgagtgTACGTTCacgagtg of the Halichoerus grypus chromosome 1, mHalGry1.hap1.1, whole genome shotgun sequence genome contains:
- the SUMO3 gene encoding small ubiquitin-related modifier 3 isoform X1, which gives rise to MSEEKPKDPPWACLLETSSGRGAPGGPLLPDISVLLRFQMCFQEGVKTENDHINLKVAGQDGSVVQFKIKRHTPLSKLMKAYCERQGLSMRQIRFRFDGQPINETDTPAQLEMEDEDTIDVFQQQTGGSWQSGCLCPLRVVPASAEE